The window TTCATTAACAACAACTTCCGACATTGCCGATTTTACTTCGTCAGAAAAATCAAATTCGACACCAAATTCACTTTTCTTTTTAATCTCTACATCTTTATTTGCCAATCCAAGTAATTTTGCTGCTGAGGCAACAGTTGTACCTTGTACAAGCATTGATAGTAAAGTGATAAAAAATACGATATTAAAAATATCTTGAGCATAAGGAATTTCTGCAACAACAGGATATGTTGCAAAAATTATAGGTACTGCACCTCTTAATCCAACCCAAGAGACATATAAACGTGCCTTCATCGTTAATTTTCTAAAAGGAGCTAAAGATATTAATACGGATAAAGGTCTTCCGAGAATTATCATAAATATTCCGATGAGAAGGCCTAACAATGCGATTGATCCTAATTCTTTAACATTAACTAAAAGGCCGAGTACCAAGAACATAATGATTTGAAATAACCAAGTCAATCCATCATAAAATTTAACAATTGATTTTTTATGAACAAATTTAGAATTACCTATAACTAATCCTCCTATATAAACTGCAAGATATCCGTTAGCCCTCAATACTTCGGAAAGAGAAAAAATAAAGAAGGTAGTAACAAGCATGAGTACCATATATAACCCGTCATTATTCAAATTGATTTTATTGATTACCCACACCATAAGTTTACCTAATAAGAATCCGAAAACGGCACCCGCAATAAATTTATAGAAAAAGCTACCAACAATCATCCAAGCACCGGGGGCTTCTACACCCGGTTGTAAAATTTGTATAAGAACAATAGTTAACAAATATGCCATAGGGTCGTTACTACCGCTTTCGAGCTCAAGTAAAGGGCGAAGGTTTTGTTTTAATCTGGCACTTTTAGATCTTAAGATTGCAAAAACCGTCGCCGAATCGGTTGAAGACATTACAGCAGCAAGCAAGAGCGATTCAGCAAAATTTAATGATAATCTGTTACTTATCGGAGTGAAATTAGTTATCCACCAAATAAAAGTTCCTGTTAATAAAGCGGTCAATAAAACTCCTAAAGTTGCCAATACTATCCCTTCTTTTGCAACCGGCTTAATATCAGAGTATTTTGTATCCATACCGCCGGAAAATAAGATAATACACAAAGCGGCCATACCGATATTCTGAGCAACCTTCGGATTGTCAAATGGAATAAAATTTCCGGCAAACATTCCAAGCAATAAAAATAATAACAATAC is drawn from Bacteroidales bacterium and contains these coding sequences:
- a CDS encoding potassium/proton antiporter, translating into MVISPIYFLLGGSVLIFISILISKTGYKFGVPVLLLFLLLGMFAGNFIPFDNPKVAQNIGMAALCIILFSGGMDTKYSDIKPVAKEGIVLATLGVLLTALLTGTFIWWITNFTPISNRLSLNFAESLLLAAVMSSTDSATVFAILRSKSARLKQNLRPLLELESGSNDPMAYLLTIVLIQILQPGVEAPGAWMIVGSFFYKFIAGAVFGFLLGKLMVWVINKINLNNDGLYMVLMLVTTFFIFSLSEVLRANGYLAVYIGGLVIGNSKFVHKKSIVKFYDGLTWLFQIIMFLVLGLLVNVKELGSIALLGLLIGIFMIILGRPLSVLISLAPFRKLTMKARLYVSWVGLRGAVPIIFATYPVVAEIPYAQDIFNIVFFITLLSMLVQGTTVASAAKLLGLANKDVEIKKKSEFGVEFDFSDEVKSAMSEVVVNEDSLRNGNKLMNIPIPEKSLVVMIKRGNHYFIPRGNSILEKNDVMLIITDDEEALKKTYQELGVKGYSV